Genomic DNA from Microbacterium neungamense:
GTCAGCGATCCCGTGCAGAACCCGGGGCTGCCCCCGCATCGTGAGCGGATGACCGACAAGGACCCGCGCGCCGAGAAGGCCGCCGTCCGCACGGTCTACACCCTCTTCTACCTCTCGCTCGCCGCGAGCATCTGGGCCGTCGCTGCCTACATGCTGTTCCCGATCGAGAGCGGCGCACTCATCGACGTGCGCAACAACAACCTGTTCATCGGTCTCGGCATCGGCTTCGCCCTGCTCGCGCTGGGTCTCGGCGCGATCCACTGGTCGAAGGCCGTGATGAGCGACAAGGAGTTCATCGAGCACCGGCACCCGACGCGCGGTCGCGACTCCGTCCGTGCCGCCGCGGTCAAGGCCTTCGCGGACGCGAACGAGGAGTCCGGCTTCGGGCGCCGCACGATGATCCGCAACTCGCTGATCGCCGCGCTCGTGGCATCCGTCGTCCCCGGTGTGACGCTGTTCCGCGGCCTCGCCCCGCACGCCTCCGAGGCTCACCCCAACGCGGGCGACCCGGTGGCGCTGTTGAAGCAAACCATGTGGGACAAGGGCACCCGCCTCGTGCGCGACCCCGACGGCACCCCGATCCGCGCCGCGGACGTCACGCTCGGCTCGGCCGTGCACGTGATCCCCGAGGGCCTGAACGAGCTCGGCCACGACGGCGGCCTCCTCGAGGAGAAGGCGAAGGCCATCGTGCTCCTCATGCGCCTGCGCCCCGAGCAGCTCATCGAGACCGAGGAGCGCAAGTCCTGGTCGTACGACGGGATCGTCGCCTACTCGAAGGTCTGCACCCACGTCGGATGCCCGGTGGCGCTGTACGAGCAGCAGACCCACCACCTGCTCTGCCCCTGCCACCAGTCGCAGTTCGACGTGACCGAGCACGCCAAGGTCATCTTCGGCCCGGCGGCCCGTCCGCTGCCGCAGCTGCCCATCACCGTCGACGACGAGGGCTACCTGATCGCGCAGAGCGACTTCCACGAACCCGTCGGCCCGAGCTTCTGGGAGCGTCATTGAGCACCGCAACAACTCCTCGCGAGACCCAGCCCACCGAGGCGCGTGAGGCGCCGCTCGGCGGCAGATTCATCGGCGCGACGGCCAACTACATCGACGAACGGACGAGCCTGTCCGGCTTCGTCAAAGAGCTCGGCCGGAAGATCTTCCCCGACCACTGGTCGTTCATGCTGGGTGAGATCGCGCTGTGGAGCTTCGTCGTCGTGTTCCTCTCGGGCACGTTCCTGACGTTCTTCTTCCAGGCGTCGATGGTCCCCACGCACTACACCGGCGCGTACGAGCCGATGCGCGGCATCGAGATGTCCGCGGCGCTGGAGTCCACGCTGCACATCTCCTTCGATCTGCGCGGCGGCCTGCTGGTGCGTCAGATCCACCACTGGGCGGCACTGGTCTTCGTGGCCGGCATCGGCGTCCACATGCTGCGCATCTTCTTCACGGGTGCATTCCGCAAGCCGCGTGAGCTGAACTGGGTGATCGGCTTCGTGCTCTTCATCCTGGCGATGGCCGAGGGCTTCACGGGCTACTCGCTCCCCGACGACCTGCTCTCCGGCAACGGTCTGCGCATCATCGACGGGATGATCAAGGGCCTCCCGCTCATCGGGACTTGGACCTCGTACCTGCTCTTCGGCGGGGAGTTCCCCGGCACCGACATCGTCGGTCGCCTCTACACGCTCCACATCCTGCTGCTGCCCCTCCTGGTGATCGGCCTGATCGTCGTGCACCTGATGCTCATGGTCATCAACAAGCACACGCAGTTCGCCGGCCCGGGCCGCACCAATGAGAACGTGGTCGGCTACCCCATGATGCCGGTCTACATGTCGAAGATGGGCGGCTTCCTGTTCATCACCTTCGGCACGATCGTCCTCATCGCGTCGATGTTCCAGATCAACCCGATCTGGAACTACGGACCGTACGACCCGTCCCCCGTGTCGGCCGGAACCCAGCCCGACTGGTACATCGGCTTCGCGGACGGCGCGCTGCGTCTGGCGCCGTCGAATCTGGACATCGTGTTCCTGGACCGCACCTGGTCCTTCGGCATCCTGATCCCGGTCGCGGTGCTGGGTCTGTTCCTCGTCACGGTGATGTTCTACCCGTTCATCGAGGCGTGGATCACCGGCGACAAGCGCGAACACCACATCGCAGACCGCCCGCGCAACGCCCCGACCCGTACCGGGATCGGTGTCGCCGGTGTGATCTTCTACGCCGTGATGTGGGCCGCCGCGTCGTCCGACCTCATCGCCACGCACTTCATGCTGACGATGGAGGGCGTCATCCGGGCGCTGCAGATCCTGCTCATCGTGGGCCCGATCATCGGCTACTTCGTCGCGAAGCGCATCGCCATCGCGCTGCAGAAGAAGGACCGCGAGATCGTCCTGCACGGCTACGAATCCGGCCGCATCGTCCGTCTTCCCGGCGGCGAGTTCATCGAGGTCCACCAGCCGGTCGACGTCTACGACCGCTGGAAGCTCATCGATTACGCGACCTACGAGCCGCTGGTCGTGCGCCCGAACGCCAAGGGCCGTATCCCGTGGCACGAGAACCTGCGCTCGGCGCTGTCCCGGTGGTTCTTCGAGGACCGCCTCCAGCCGCTCACCCAGGCGGAGCTGGACGCGGCGGATGCCCACCAGCACCACGCTCTGGCCACCATGGCGGAGATCGAAGCCGAGGAGATCGCCGGTGCCCACGAGCGCGCCGGTGTCACCGACGACCAGATCATCGCCAGTGACCCGCACGTCACCGAGACCGGCAACGTGCCGAGCTCCGTGATCGCAACAGAGCCGGTGCGGAAGCCGCGGCGCCGGAAATCGGAGGACGGCGAGTAATCGCTCGTCCTCAGAAGAGGGCCCCGTCCGAATGGACGGGGCCCTCTTCGTCGTCCCCTCCCCGACCGTGAAAGGATCGATGCGTGTCCTCCGTCGTGCAGCTGCTCCGCTCCCCCGACCTCGCGGTCGCCCCGTACGCGCATGAGTGAACAGTCGACCATGGCAGGGAATCGACGACATCGCGCAGTCATCGACGACGCGGTCACGCACGACGCTCAGTAGGCTGAAGCCATGAACGAGCGCGCCGCATTCTTCGCCGCCAAACTCGCCGCCGAGACCGACCCCAGCGACGTCCATGCCGCCCGCAAGGCCGGAGAGACCCTCTACGTGGTGGACGTGCGTTCCGATGAGGCGTGGGCTCAAGGACGCGTCCCCGACGCGATCCACATGCACTACAGCGAGATCGCAAGGCGGGCCCCCCAGGAGATCCCCGCGGATGCCGCCGTGGTGGTGTACTGCTGGAGCCCAGGATGCAACGCCGGTGCGAAGGGCGCCCTCGAGTTCGCGAATCTGGGCTACGCGGTGCGTGAGATGATCGGCGGCTTCGAGTACTGGGTGCGGGAGGGCTACCCGGTCGAGGACGCGGACGGCGTGCACCGTCGGCCGATCGACCCGCTCACCGGCGTCCCCCGCATCCGCAGCCGCGCCTGAAAACGAGAGAGGCCCTCCGGACGGATCCGGAGGGCCTCTCTGGTAGGAGATGTCAGCGGGCGAAGTGTCCGCGGTAGTACTCGTACACCCAGCCCACGATCGCGACAGCGAAGATCGCCAGACCGATCGGGAGCAGGAAATGCCCGACGGCGAGCCCGATCAGGAAGACCGCGGCGGAGGCCGCGAGCACGATCGGCCACCACGACCACGGGCTGAACTCACCGAGCTCAGGGTCTCCGTCGTCGATGTCCGCCGTGAGGATGTCCTCCGGCAGCTCACCGCCCTGCGCACGGTGCGTGCGGTGCAGGTACCAGGCGATCATCGCGCTCATGAAGGCGACGAACAGCAGGGCGACGGTACCGACCCACTCGATCGCGGTCACGACCGGACGGTCGGGGTGGGCGATGATGTTCCAGGTCGTGTAGATCGCGGCGACGATCAGGAAGAAGACCGTCAGCACCCACCAGAGGATGACGTTGTCGCGCATGGATTACTTGACCTCTCCGTGAGCGGCGCCGGCGGATGCGGACACCGGGTGCTCGGCAGCCTCGGGGTGGTTCAGGTCGAACGCCGGACGCTCGCTGCGGATGCGCGGGATCGACGTGAAGTTGTGCCGCGGCGGCGGGCACGAGGTGGCCCACTCCAGCGAGGCCCCGTAGCCCCACGGGTCGTTCACGGTGACCTTCGGCGCCTTGCGCGCCGTGATCCACACGTTCAGGAAGAACGGCAGCATCGAGGCGCCCAGGATCACGGCGCCGATCGTGGAGACCTGGTTGCCCCAGGTCCAGCCGTCGGCGGCCGAGTAGTCCGCGTAGCGACGCACCATGCCGTCCACGCCGAGCCAGTGCTGCACGAGGAAGGTCATGTGGAAGCCGATGAACAGCATCCAGAAGTGCACGTAGCCGAGGCGCTCGTTCAGCATCCGCCCCGTCCACTTCGGCCACCAGAAGTAGAAGCCGGCGAACATGGCGAACACGACCGTGCCGAACACCACATAGTGGAAGTGGGCGACGACGAAGTACGAGTCGCTGAGGTGGAAGTCCAGCGGCGGCGACGCGAGGATCACGCCGGTGAGACCGCCGAACACGAACGACACCAGGAAGCCGAGCGCGAACACGATCGGCGTCTCGAACGTGACCGAGCCGCGCCACATCGTGCCGATCCAGTTGAAGATCTTCACACCGGTCGGCACCGCGATGAGCATCGTCATCAGGGCGAAGAACGGCAGCAGGACCGAGCCGGTGACGTACATGTGGTGCGCCCACACGGCCACCGACAGTGCGGCGATCGCGATCGTCGCGTACACCAGCGTCTTGTACCCGAAGATCGGCTTGCGGCTGAACACCGGGAAGATCTCGGACACGATGCCGAAGAACGGCAGCGCGATGATGTACACCTCGGGGTGGCCGAAGAACCAGAACAGGTGCTGCCAGAGGAGCACACCGCCATTGGCCACGTCGTAGATGTGAGCGCCGAGCACGCGGTCCGCACCGGCGGCGAAGATCGCCGCCGCCAGCACCGGGAAGGCCATCAGGATCAGCAGGCTGGTGATCAGGGTGTTCCAGGAGAAGATCGGCATCCGCCACATCGTCATGCCCGGAGCGCGCATGGTGATGATCGTGGTGACGAAGTTCACCGCACCGAGGATGGTGCCGAAACCGGAGAGGCCGAGGCCCAGCATCCACAGGTTCCCACCGGCGCCCGGCGAGAACGTGGCGTTCGCGAGGGGCTGGTACGCGAACCAGCCGAACGAGGCGGCGCCCTGCGGGGTGAGGAAGCCGGCCACCGCGATGGTCGAGCCGAACAGGAACAGCCAGAACGCGAAGGCGTTCAGACGCGGGAAGGCGACGTCAGGGGCGCCGATCTGGAGCGGCAGGACCGCGTTGGCGAATCCGGCGAACAGCGGCGTCGCGAACATCAGCAGCATGATCGTGCCGTGCATCGTGAACAGCTGGTTGTACTGCTCCTTGGTCGGCACGATCTGCATGCCCGGCGCGAACAGCTCGGCGCGGATGACCAGCGCCATCACGCCGCCGAGGAGGAAGAAGATCACCGAGGCGATCAGGTACATGTAGCCGATCGTCTTGTGGTCGGTGGAGGTGATCCACTTGACGACGATGTTGCCCTTCTGCTCCACCCGCGAGGAGGTGAGCAGTGCGGCCTGACGCGGCGGGATCGTGGTGGGACGGACGCCGTTCGTCTGAGGTTCGGCTGTGGTCGTCATGTCTTACTCCTCTTCCTCGGAGCTCGAGCTCGGTCCGGTGCCCGGGAAGTTGCCGAGGCGGTCGTAGGCGTCGTTGATGTCGCCCGTGTTGCCCTCCTCGCGCAGCGAGTCGAGGTAGTCCTCGTACTCGTCCTGCTCGACGACCTTCACGTTGAAGAGCATCATCGAGTGGTATTCGCCGCAGAGCTCGGCGCACTTGCCGTCATACTCGCCGACGCGGGTCGGGGTGAAGGACCAGGTGTTGTCCTTCCCGATGTACATGTCCTTCTTGTAGAGGAAGTCGATGATCCAGAAGGAGTGGACGACGTCGCGGGACTGCAGGTGGATGGTGACCTTCTGGTCGACCGGAAGCACCAGCGTCGGCAGCTGCGACTTGTCGATGTTGCCCTCGGCGTCGGGCTGGGCCTGGATGCCCATCGTCCAGACGGCGTCGGAGTTGTCCTCCTCCTCGCCGTTGTACTGGAAGTCCCACGCCCACTGCTTGGCGATCGCGGTGATCTCGACGTCGGGGTCCTCCCACTGCGTCTCGATCTCCGCCTGGTCGCGGGCGGTGAAGAAGAAGA
This window encodes:
- the qcrA gene encoding cytochrome bc1 complex Rieske iron-sulfur subunit: MAHDEDTLALDRAYQPSPGLGVAVSDPVQNPGLPPHRERMTDKDPRAEKAAVRTVYTLFYLSLAASIWAVAAYMLFPIESGALIDVRNNNLFIGLGIGFALLALGLGAIHWSKAVMSDKEFIEHRHPTRGRDSVRAAAVKAFADANEESGFGRRTMIRNSLIAALVASVVPGVTLFRGLAPHASEAHPNAGDPVALLKQTMWDKGTRLVRDPDGTPIRAADVTLGSAVHVIPEGLNELGHDGGLLEEKAKAIVLLMRLRPEQLIETEERKSWSYDGIVAYSKVCTHVGCPVALYEQQTHHLLCPCHQSQFDVTEHAKVIFGPAARPLPQLPITVDDEGYLIAQSDFHEPVGPSFWERH
- the qcrB gene encoding cytochrome bc1 complex cytochrome b subunit, which produces MSTATTPRETQPTEAREAPLGGRFIGATANYIDERTSLSGFVKELGRKIFPDHWSFMLGEIALWSFVVVFLSGTFLTFFFQASMVPTHYTGAYEPMRGIEMSAALESTLHISFDLRGGLLVRQIHHWAALVFVAGIGVHMLRIFFTGAFRKPRELNWVIGFVLFILAMAEGFTGYSLPDDLLSGNGLRIIDGMIKGLPLIGTWTSYLLFGGEFPGTDIVGRLYTLHILLLPLLVIGLIVVHLMLMVINKHTQFAGPGRTNENVVGYPMMPVYMSKMGGFLFITFGTIVLIASMFQINPIWNYGPYDPSPVSAGTQPDWYIGFADGALRLAPSNLDIVFLDRTWSFGILIPVAVLGLFLVTVMFYPFIEAWITGDKREHHIADRPRNAPTRTGIGVAGVIFYAVMWAAASSDLIATHFMLTMEGVIRALQILLIVGPIIGYFVAKRIAIALQKKDREIVLHGYESGRIVRLPGGEFIEVHQPVDVYDRWKLIDYATYEPLVVRPNAKGRIPWHENLRSALSRWFFEDRLQPLTQAELDAADAHQHHALATMAEIEAEEIAGAHERAGVTDDQIIASDPHVTETGNVPSSVIATEPVRKPRRRKSEDGE
- a CDS encoding rhodanese-like domain-containing protein, yielding MNERAAFFAAKLAAETDPSDVHAARKAGETLYVVDVRSDEAWAQGRVPDAIHMHYSEIARRAPQEIPADAAVVVYCWSPGCNAGAKGALEFANLGYAVREMIGGFEYWVREGYPVEDADGVHRRPIDPLTGVPRIRSRA
- a CDS encoding cytochrome c oxidase subunit 4; this translates as MRDNVILWWVLTVFFLIVAAIYTTWNIIAHPDRPVVTAIEWVGTVALLFVAFMSAMIAWYLHRTHRAQGGELPEDILTADIDDGDPELGEFSPWSWWPIVLAASAAVFLIGLAVGHFLLPIGLAIFAVAIVGWVYEYYRGHFAR
- the ctaD gene encoding aa3-type cytochrome oxidase subunit I; translated protein: MTTTAEPQTNGVRPTTIPPRQAALLTSSRVEQKGNIVVKWITSTDHKTIGYMYLIASVIFFLLGGVMALVIRAELFAPGMQIVPTKEQYNQLFTMHGTIMLLMFATPLFAGFANAVLPLQIGAPDVAFPRLNAFAFWLFLFGSTIAVAGFLTPQGAASFGWFAYQPLANATFSPGAGGNLWMLGLGLSGFGTILGAVNFVTTIITMRAPGMTMWRMPIFSWNTLITSLLILMAFPVLAAAIFAAGADRVLGAHIYDVANGGVLLWQHLFWFFGHPEVYIIALPFFGIVSEIFPVFSRKPIFGYKTLVYATIAIAALSVAVWAHHMYVTGSVLLPFFALMTMLIAVPTGVKIFNWIGTMWRGSVTFETPIVFALGFLVSFVFGGLTGVILASPPLDFHLSDSYFVVAHFHYVVFGTVVFAMFAGFYFWWPKWTGRMLNERLGYVHFWMLFIGFHMTFLVQHWLGVDGMVRRYADYSAADGWTWGNQVSTIGAVILGASMLPFFLNVWITARKAPKVTVNDPWGYGASLEWATSCPPPRHNFTSIPRIRSERPAFDLNHPEAAEHPVSASAGAAHGEVK
- the ctaC gene encoding aa3-type cytochrome oxidase subunit II, yielding MPSKRRLRWAALPLGVSAAVALAGCTPTELHGFLPGFVEDGTAATNQTDRVAALWVNSWIVLLAVGLITWALMGWAAVAYRRRKGQTGLPVQLRYNMPLEILYTVIPLILVLGFFFFTARDQAEIETQWEDPDVEITAIAKQWAWDFQYNGEEEDNSDAVWTMGIQAQPDAEGNIDKSQLPTLVLPVDQKVTIHLQSRDVVHSFWIIDFLYKKDMYIGKDNTWSFTPTRVGEYDGKCAELCGEYHSMMLFNVKVVEQDEYEDYLDSLREEGNTGDINDAYDRLGNFPGTGPSSSSEEEE